A window of the Oncorhynchus keta strain PuntledgeMale-10-30-2019 chromosome 21, Oket_V2, whole genome shotgun sequence genome harbors these coding sequences:
- the plch2b gene encoding 1-phosphatidylinositol 4,5-bisphosphate phosphodiesterase eta-2 → MSGTGMNVNSAMAPLSPGLNVNLSPGLNPINTPPMTAPSPTSPRLSLTTTPPMTAIFPRLSLTSTPVMATSSTVKSGSPSFASLSPGLFSPCLSSLSAERRTSSPFSRSSSRSPTPSIMTSPKLWQKTSISRLAEEFFWIGGSVVAQPKWRLGQYVERCMCTMQTGTQMTKLKGKKKGLVRFFYLDEHKSCIRWRPSRKHDKAKITIDSIHEVCEGKKSEIFQRYADSCFDPNCCFSIYHGDHVESLDLVSTNGDEARTWITGLKYLMAGISDEDSLAKRQRKRDQWLQQTFSEADKNGDGNLSLGEVLQLLHKLNVNLPRQKVREMFKKADTDDNQGSLAFEEFCTFYKMMSTRRGLYLIMLSYSNNKEFMDLNDLVRFMENEQKMAGVTREYCLEIVSQFEPCSQNLQNMVLGIDGFTNYMRSPAGDIFKPDHHRVHQDMTQPLCNYFIASSHNTYLTGDQLLSESRVDMYAYVLQAGCRCVEVDCWDGPDGEPIVHHGYTLTSKILFKDVIETVNKYAFTKNQYPVILSIENHCTVPQQKKMAEYLLEVLQDKVDLSTVNMNEFRKLPSPELLKGKVLVKGKKLPANIDGDAEEGDVSDEDSEEEEDEDDTQINTDGNAAGTADESKPKKRRSIMGSFRRKRKKKKKKKLMLNLDHADQENPIMRDKTQIVYHNKKGKTMRLSRALSDLVKYTKSVRVHDIETQAYMTSWQVSSLNESIVNQIMALKPAQLVRLNQRQLLRVYPSNYRVDSSNFNPQPFWNAGCHMVALNYQTEGRMLELNRAKFSTNGNCGYLLKPRCMNKGFFNPTLEDPLPGQSTTQLVLKIISGQQLPKPKDSMLGDRGEIIDPFVEVEIIGLPIDCCKQQTRVVDDNGFNPMWEESLVFTLHMTQIALVRFQVWDHDPIGQNFIGQRTIAFVSMMPGYRHVYLEGMEEASIFVHVAVNDITGKVKPSNAVKGFLKKATKKGSAKEPKAVSMHLSTYSSEDVRQRYRKDLDSYSQESSGNGSMLLTPAVIDYLHRGTQSEPLKRAHTVQILEEEIQGASPKEEKKKEGKRKGILVRMSSTFSNSGAPIPCITATSPDLEDVFQSSQPQSPEPESQTQSFQAAWSDLEDQVQSFHAHWPGQDNSGRSFEPDPPEFEDIAGEPLTKLNSKPALQTVSEHLNQPQPQLHPQPQSLPQAQPQSHPEVILRNRHPPSSPVRVRRTLETPASQRPSNTSRTKARSRSVPRKQHTSPITPVVNRRAAVHWQPQTPSPPPQNHCRFGHQPIPNGLYLSDSDSSSGGSIDSLRLELLPSRVPVSGQREVGTLQREMNALFDQKMKEIRCKSPLFFYDYSTL, encoded by the exons ATGAGCGGTACAGGAATGAACGTCAACTCAGCCATGGCACCGCTATCTCCAGGACTGAACGTCAACTTATCTCCAGGACTAAACCCCATCAACACCCCACCCATGACAGCTCCATCTCCAACATCTCCAAGGCTGAGTCTCACCACCACCCCACCGATGACAGCGATATTTCCAAGACTGAGCCTCACCTCTACTCCAGTGATGGCTACCTCGTCTACAGTGAAGAGTGGCTCTCCATCCTTTGCTTCCTTGTCTCCTGGACTgttctccccctgtctgtcctctctgagtGCAGAGAGAAGGACCTCCTCCCCCTTCAGCAGGTCCTCTAGCAGGTCTCCCACCCCGTCCATCATGACGTCCCCAAAGCTGTGGCAGAAAACCTCCATCTCCAGACTGGCAGAGGAGTTCTTCTGGATTGGTGGAAGCGTCGTAGCACAGCCCAAATGGAGACTGGGTCAATATG TGGAGAGGTGTATGTGCACCATGCAGACTGGCACCCAGATGACCAAACTGAAAGGGAAGAAGAAGGGCCTGGTCAGGTTTTTCTACCTGGATGAACACAAGTCCTGCATCCGCTGGAGGCCCTCCAGGAAGCACGATAAAGCTAAAA TAACCATTGACTCCATCCACGAGGTGTGTGAGGGCAAGAAGTCTGAGATCTTCCAGCGCTACGCAGACAGTTGCTTCGACCCCAACTGCTGCTTCAGTATTTACCATGGCGACCACGTGGAGTCTCTTGACCTGGTCTCCACTAACGGAGACGAGGCCCGTACCTGGATTACTGGCCTGAAATACCTCATGGCTGGCATCAGTGACGAGGACAGTCTGGCAAAGAGACAACGCAAAAGGGACCA ATGGTTACAGCAGACCTTCTCAGAGGCAGACAAAAACGGGGACGGCAATTTGAGCCTGGGAGAGGTTCTTCAGTTACTCCACAAACTCAACGTGAACCTGCCCAGGCAGAAAGTCAGGGAGATGTTTAAG AAAGCAGACACAGATGACAACCAGGGTTCGTTAGCTTTTGAAGAATTCTGTACCTTCTATAAGATGATGTCTACACGCAGAGGCCTCTATCTCATCATGCTCTCCTACAGTAATAACAAAGAGTTCATGGACCTAAATGACCTGGTCCGTTTCATGGAAAATGAACAGAAG ATGGCGGGTGTAACCAGAGAATATTGTCTGGAGATAGTGAGCCAGTTTGAGCCATGTTCTCAAAACCTACAGAATATGGTTCTGGGAATCGATG GTTTCACCAATTACATGCGAAGTCCAGCAGGAGACATCTTTAAACCAGACCACCATCGTGTGCACCAGGACATGACTCAGCCCCTGTGTAACTACTTCATAGCCTCGTCCCACAACACCTACCTGACAGGGGACCAGCTTCTGTCTGAGTCCAGGGTAGACATGTACGCCTATGTGCTCCAGGCTGGCTGTCGCTGTGTGGAAG tgGACTGCTGGGATGGACCAGACGGGGAGCCTATCGTCCATCATGGCTACACCCTGACATCCAAGATCCTCTTCAAAGATGTCATTGAAACCGTTAACAAATATGCCTTCACGAAGAATCA GTACCCGGTGATCCTATCCATAGAGAACCATTGCACAGTGCCCCAGCAGAAGAAGATGGCTGAGTATCTGTTGGAGGTGCTCCAGGATAAGGTGGACCTTTCCACGGTCAACATGAATGAATTCAGAAAGTTGCCCTCCCCAGAGCTCCTGAAAGGGAAAGTTCTAGTCAAG GGAAAGAAGCTTCCAGCGAACATTGATGGTGATGCAGAGGAGGGGGATGTGTCGGATGAagacagtgaggaagaggaggatgaagatgacaCCCAGATAAACACAGAT GGGAACGCTGCTGGCACTGCAGATGAATCCAAACCCAAGAAACGCAGGTCTATCATGGGCAGCTTCAGACGCAAG aggaaaaagaagaagaaaaagaagctaATGCTCAATTTAGACCATGCAGACCAAGAGAACCCCATCATGAGAGACAAAACACAAATTGTGTACCACAACAA GAAAGGGAAGACGATGAGGTTATCCCGAGCCCTGTCTGACCTCGTCAAGTACACCAAGTCTGTCCGGGTCCATGACATTGAAACACAAG CTTATATGACCAGTTGGCAAGTGTCTTCCCTCAATGAAAGCATTGTGAACCAGATCATGGCTCTGAAGCCAGCTCAGTTGGTGCGATTAAACCAGAGGCAGCTACTGCGTGTTTACCCCTCCAACTACCGTGTGGACTCTAGCAACTTCAACCCACAGCCCTTTTGGAACGCAGGATGCCATATGG TTGCACTGAATTACCAGACAGAGGGCCGCATGCTTGAACTGAACAGAGCCAAGTTCTCAACCAATGGCAACTGTGGATACTTACTGAAGCCCAGGTGCATGAACAAAG GTTTCTTTAACCCTACGCTGGAGGACCCTCTGCCAGGACAGAGTACGACTCAATTGGTACTGAAGATTATCAGTGGGCAGCAGCTTCCAAAACCCAAAGACTCAATGCTGGGGGATAGAGGGGAG attATTGATCCTTTTGTAGAGGTGGAGATCATCGGTCTGCCTATTGATTGCTGTAAGCAGCAGACAAGGGTGGTGGATGACAATG GCTTCAATCCCATGTGGGAGGAGAGCTTGGTCTTCACCCTCCACATGACCCAGATTGCACTGGTGCGTTTCCAGGTGTGGGACCATGATCCGATAGGACAAAACTTCATTGGACAGAGGACCATAGCATTCGTCAGCATGATGCCAG GTTATCGCCATGTCTACCTTGAGGGCATGGAGGAGGCCTCCATCTTTGTTCATGTGGCTGTAAATGACATCACAGGAAAG GTTAAGCCAAGTAATGCTGTGAAGGGTTTTTTGAAAAAAGCTACGAAGAAAGGGTCGGCCAAGGAGCCAAAGGCGGTCTCCATGCACCTCTCCACTTACTCATCAGAGGACGTCCGTCAGCGCTACCGCAAGGACCTGGACTCCTACTCCCAGGAGAGCAGTGGGAACGGCAGCATGTTACTGACGCCTGCGGTCATAGACTACCTCCATAGAGGGACTCAGAGTGAACCACTGAAGCGAGCTCACACGGTGCAAATCCTGGAGGAGGAAATCCAGGGTGCTTCTCCGAAGGAGGAGAAAAAGAAGGAGGGGAAAAGGAAGGGCATCCTTGTCCGCATGTCCTCCACCTTCTCCAACTCTGGGGCGCCCATCCCGTGCATCACAGCAACAAGCCCAGATCTGGAGGACGTGTTTCAGTCGTCTCAGCCACAGAGTCCAGAACCAGAGAGCCAAACGCAGTCGTTTCAGGCAGCCTGGTCAGATCTGGAAGACCAGGTTCAGTCTTTCCATGCACACTGGCCGGGCCAGGACAACTCGGGTCGGTCATTTGAGCCAGACCCACCTGAGTTTGAGGACATAGCAGGAGAACCACTGACAAAGCTTAACAGTAAGCCTGCACTCCAAACTGTATCAGAACATCTGAATCAGCCCCAACCCCAGCTCCATCCGCAGCCCCAGTCCCTACCCCAGGCCCAGCCCCAGTCTCATCCTGAGGTCATTCTCCGGAACCGacacccaccatcctcccctgtcAGAGTTAGACGGACCCTGGAGACCCCAGCCAGCCAACGCCCCTCCAACACGTCACGGACAAAGGCCCGCTCTCGCAGTGTTCCACGAAAGCAGCATACCTCCCCCATCACCCCGGTAGT